The Acinetobacter chinensis genomic sequence CAAAATCCAGCATCATCGCCTGTAACAGACTCATTTCCATGGCATAAGCCACCATTGGAATCGTGGCAAGCATTAAACCACCTTCAAACCCAACAGCATGGAGTAAACGGATTTTCACTGTTCTTTTCAGTTTATGTTTTGCTTCAAATTTTTCAAAATGATGATTGAACACCATATTCCATATAACGGATGTTACAGCCATAGCAATCCCCAGCGTACCTGTCACGTCCAGAGGAACTTTAAAAATCAGACTTAATGCAACCGCAATGATGACCAACAGAATAATCTCATAGCTCAGTGCATGAATAATCCTTCTTTTGGAAATCAACATAACCACTACTCTTCAACTAAAAATGACATTGTATTTGCAATAAACTGATTAAAAAAGTCAGATACTTTCATTTTAATTGATAGATTAAATTTTATTCAGACCATCCCCTGAGGAATTCCTGTTCTGATGCCTCAGAACATTTCAGACATAGAAAACGTACAAACAAATCATGAAACCGTATGCCTTTCTTTAATCTGACCGCTTAACAACTGATAAACATCAGATAAGTCTTTACGCTGAGACTGATTAAGCATGTGCTGATGCATCTCCAGAATATTCATATCACCCCGCATAGCGGGTCCTGTCTGCATAAGCTGTGGGTCAGCCTGCTGTGCTTTCTGCGCAGTTTCGTTAATTAAGGGATAAAGCAGACTGAAATCGACCTGTCTGGCATCGACAATCTGTTTTGCCATGTCATAACAGTAGTTACTGAAGTTACAGGCAAACACAGCAGCAAGATGCAGACTGAGCCGCTGTTCCGATGTATAGGCATAGACGCGCTGACTTAAACTTTCAGCAAGTGCAGTCAAGCACTGCTGATCTTCAGGATATGTTGCTTCAACAAATAGCGGAGTACTGCTCCAGTCCACTGTTCTTTCAATACTGAATGTCTGTAATGGATAAAATACACCTGCCCGCTGGTGCACTGCTGTCAGCCGGGAAATATGAGTACTGCCTGAAGTATGTACAATCAGCGCATCAGGAAGTACCTGATGAATAGGTACAATGATGTCGCTGATCGCCTGATCACTGACTGCAATCATGCACAACTCAGTTTCAGAACTGAGCAAGTTCAGATCTGAAATGATCTGTGGAGCGTTCTGATCTGCTGACAGCCCATGAAACTTCCCCGTACGACTGAATATCTGGATAATCTCATGCTGATCTTTCAGCACCTGAAACAGATGATATGCAACACGTCCTGCGCCAATAATACTGATTTTCATAAACTCATCATCTTTCATTATCCTGTGGTGAAAGCATGCCCGTAAAAAAAGGACGAATCAATTCGTCCTTTTTTATTTTAAGAAATTTATAAAAAATCAGTTATAAACATTGTTCAGATAAACTGTTCTTTCCTTGGTTTTCTGAATAAAACATTTTGTATACTGCATTTCCTGATCCTGGGCATACATCGCATCATCCCAATAACCTGAGTGCTTCTGATAAGTCTCTTTATCACTTTCATTCAGTTGATTTACAGACTTCTGCGCCAGCACTTTACAGTCTACATCACGTTTTTCAAACCAGTCTGACTGATCCTGCTGTAACTGCTGCTTCTGTTCATCTGTAAACTGATCCCAGGTCTGATTCAGACGCTCAACCGCTTTTACTTTATCTGCATCGAACTCTTTTTTACGGATATTCATGGCTTTTTGTGCAAGTTCAGCCTGTGCTACGTATTCCTGAGAGTTTTTCTCAGAATACTCCACCATTTCTGCATTTTCCTTCTTATATGCAGCGTACTGAACAGCTTTGACGGTCACAAAAACCACACCATCAATCACACTGCTCTGACCTGGTACATTCAGGCTCAGACCTTCTTTATCCGTTTTTGTAATGCTGTAACTGAAGTCACCTTTCAGCTGATCATCTCCAAGGCTCAGTGCATATTCACCGCCTTCCAGATAATCTCTCAGTGTGGAATTCTGGTTGCCATCCTCACCATCACAGTCCTCACAGATGTTCTGTTCAAGATAAGCATTTTCAGCCCGTTTCTGTAAACCTTTAGGAAAATGTACAATCAGCTGGCTCGAACAGTCGAGCTGTTTTGCCTGCTCAGGATTTTCTGTCAGTGTAGTTACACCCTTTATTTCAAATTTAAGATTTTTAGTGATTTTATCCAGCAGTTCCTGATCTGCACTATAACTGGACTGGCGAAGGTCTTTCTCCAGTTTTTTCAGATATTCAGCTTTCATGAAATCCTGCACCTGATTGATATTACCCTGATCAGTACAACTCCAGTCGGACATCACTTCGGTTTTTTCTTCAGCTGTTTCCTTCTTGTTTTTGAAGTAATCACATCCTGACATGAATGTAGCTGAAACGACCAGGATGGAAATTATTGATTTTTTCATCATTTTATTATTAACCAAGTTAAGTTTTGTTCTGCGCCGCGTATTAAATCAAAAACCTGACTGTTTGACGAGTACGAAATAAAAATCCCCACAGATTTGCAGGGATTTTTTTACAGATTGGCTTTATTGCTGCTGTACACCGTTTGCATCAACTGTACTTACACTGCCTGTTTCTGTGTTCAGTACTTCAAAAGCAATACGACGGTTTTTGAAACGGCCTTCAGGCGTTTCATTTTCAGCAACCGGTTTTTCCTGACCAAATCCTACAGCTTTTAACTGAGCAGCATCAACGCCTTGCTGTACAAAGTAATCAACAACAGCCTGAGCACGTTTCTGAGACAGTGTTTTATTTGCATCAGGATTACCCGTAGCATCTGTATGACCACCGACAACCAGCTGCACTGATTTCGCATTTTTCAGTACATCCGCTGCTTTATTCAGTACGGCTTTGTTTGCATCAGGAATCGCATTTGAACCCGTAGCAAAATTAATGATCTGTAAATTCAGTGCATCCGCCAGTTCCTGTGCTGTCGTCTGTTCAGCATTCAGCTCAGAAAGTGCTTTTTCTGCACTGCTGATACTGGTACTTACAGCTGAACTTTCATCCAGTGGAGCAGCAACAGACACTGTTGCATTTTTCAGTAAAGGCTGGATTTTTCCTACTAAAGCTTCTGCTGCCGCCTGATCAGGTGCCTGGACAGTCAACTGATTGCCTGTCCAGTTCAGATTGATACCTGGAACACCTTTCAACAGCTGTAGAACGCCTGGAATAGCATCCTGATCTACAAATTCTTTTGCAAGCTCAGCATTTGTTTCCACCGTACAGTCATTGGCCTGGCTGAACAGTGATTTAATATCTGTTTTCAGTTTTTCAAGGAAACCTGCATCGCCTGAACTGATCTGACAATGTGTCAGCTGACCCGCCTGATCCGTCACCAACTGTAGCGAAGATGCTTTAAGATCAGCGCTCTGTGAACTGACTGCACCTGTTCCTGCATCAACATCTTTTTTGGTACTGCAGGATTTATACAGGAATGCGATCAGTCCAAGTAAAACCAGTAATGCAATTAAAGGCAGTAAAAAGCCGGATTTTTTTTCTTCTTTTTGTGGAGGAGTTGAAGAAAGAGTCGGTTGAGCCACAACTTTTGGTGCTGCTGTGGTCGCTGCCGCAGCAATACTGCCAATACCAAATGCAGAAAGAATGGAAGCCGCCCATACCGGTACTTTACTGCTGATACTGCCAATCTGGCTCTGAATCAGTTTTACAATATCCTGCGGATGACTGCTGCCTGCTTCATCAGAAAGCAGACCTAAAGTTGGTGCAATAGCTTTACTGAGCACATTTTCAGTCTCATTCAAAGGCGCATCGCCACTGACCTGGCTTAAAAACTGCAGTTTCAGATCAGTACCTGTTCTGAAAAGATCAGAAAAACGAGGATTCAGCTGGTTCTGTAAAGCACCAATCAGATCTGGATGAGCTTTTAAAATGGATAAAAGCACGGGATAAAAAGATGCAAGTGCTTGTGTTTTCTCAGGTAAATAGCCTGTTTCACCATCAAGTACAGCTGCCGTAACTTTATTTTTGAGTAGTTCAATTAAATCTGTCATTTAAAATTCCTCTTATTTTCGTTTTTTCTTTTGACCTATAAAAGTTTATAGAGAGTATTTTAATATTTTGTTAA encodes the following:
- the aceI gene encoding chlorhexidine efflux PACE transporter AceI; translated protein: MLISKRRIIHALSYEIILLVIIAVALSLIFKVPLDVTGTLGIAMAVTSVIWNMVFNHHFEKFEAKHKLKRTVKIRLLHAVGFEGGLMLATIPMVAYAMEMSLLQAMMLDFGLTMCILVYTFVFQWIYDAVEARMGYQVVH
- a CDS encoding Rossmann-like and DUF2520 domain-containing protein; amino-acid sequence: MKISIIGAGRVAYHLFQVLKDQHEIIQIFSRTGKFHGLSADQNAPQIISDLNLLSSETELCMIAVSDQAISDIIVPIHQVLPDALIVHTSGSTHISRLTAVHQRAGVFYPLQTFSIERTVDWSSTPLFVEATYPEDQQCLTALAESLSQRVYAYTSEQRLSLHLAAVFACNFSNYCYDMAKQIVDARQVDFSLLYPLINETAQKAQQADPQLMQTGPAMRGDMNILEMHQHMLNQSQRKDLSDVYQLLSGQIKERHTVS
- a CDS encoding DUF1311 domain-containing protein, whose product is MKKSIISILVVSATFMSGCDYFKNKKETAEEKTEVMSDWSCTDQGNINQVQDFMKAEYLKKLEKDLRQSSYSADQELLDKITKNLKFEIKGVTTLTENPEQAKQLDCSSQLIVHFPKGLQKRAENAYLEQNICEDCDGEDGNQNSTLRDYLEGGEYALSLGDDQLKGDFSYSITKTDKEGLSLNVPGQSSVIDGVVFVTVKAVQYAAYKKENAEMVEYSEKNSQEYVAQAELAQKAMNIRKKEFDADKVKAVERLNQTWDQFTDEQKQQLQQDQSDWFEKRDVDCKVLAQKSVNQLNESDKETYQKHSGYWDDAMYAQDQEMQYTKCFIQKTKERTVYLNNVYN
- a CDS encoding OmpA family protein, coding for MTDLIELLKNKVTAAVLDGETGYLPEKTQALASFYPVLLSILKAHPDLIGALQNQLNPRFSDLFRTGTDLKLQFLSQVSGDAPLNETENVLSKAIAPTLGLLSDEAGSSHPQDIVKLIQSQIGSISSKVPVWAASILSAFGIGSIAAAATTAAPKVVAQPTLSSTPPQKEEKKSGFLLPLIALLVLLGLIAFLYKSCSTKKDVDAGTGAVSSQSADLKASSLQLVTDQAGQLTHCQISSGDAGFLEKLKTDIKSLFSQANDCTVETNAELAKEFVDQDAIPGVLQLLKGVPGINLNWTGNQLTVQAPDQAAAEALVGKIQPLLKNATVSVAAPLDESSAVSTSISSAEKALSELNAEQTTAQELADALNLQIINFATGSNAIPDANKAVLNKAADVLKNAKSVQLVVGGHTDATGNPDANKTLSQKRAQAVVDYFVQQGVDAAQLKAVGFGQEKPVAENETPEGRFKNRRIAFEVLNTETGSVSTVDANGVQQQ